Proteins encoded by one window of Blautia luti:
- a CDS encoding Cna B-type domain-containing protein has translation MNKKNKAKRYLAGLLTVLMIFQQSGMNSILADSDEIPVTFAAEEELAGYDEVQEYEGQAQVEETVEEPVTEEVMEEEPIQPEETEEPEEPSQPEESGEPEEPSQPEEPGEPEDPSQPEESGDPEETMQPEEPGDSEEPEQPEITEIPKLTATPEPEQTEVPKTDFSYEDESISVTAAAEESAGLPQDAQLKVENLLNTDPQRYEGEKSEMNSLLGIDGEIFTAEYLLYDIYFWSETAGGRVEPADGSVKVQMNFTEPQLVKNTQEQIVRSNLKVYVNRQEDTAAQFDTNEAEAVQGAAFSAVNMGTAAIVRINEMKKNEQLVYTYEDSEVVVTATLAAPDAVPDEAEFRVTRVTPQTAGYNYDVYMQALNNNAEMISPDNSANGQESDVYTEKNTLLYDIAFLVDKTDENGNVIPGEKEEYQPTEGAVNISFDFKKSQLTQEVEAEKAEEIAVVHLPLDEATKESVDTTADATDISAGNINVEVVSEAEVQLETEAADFDLNNFSLVAFVNVNGQELNPGTLQNYWSILGNAIYYGVTANTINKDAHMDTNFATKYFTGSGNVTAGAYTGNNGDANNGGVYVIADMSSDSSLKIDGKNSDVWCTDAIKDRLSLEVNGKGQKTIFAKGALEVYVDRLIASVSKVSASMADEVSYQVKNQNEVMNQAEIDISERPEGTYYIDGDWLNDISEGALRIKKKSDQTIVFNYKGTSVNLKRFEIWDTDRESGYMQSTTSSASADQYARTVVFNMPNATDVTFASGMFGIFLAPKATVHGLGGTSSGWLVVDTLDKNGSEWHCVWSDMPDSSHIPVPAQLTAIKTVNGDRPGDDEKFRFKLEIYNKEWRKWAQVEILPNKGNFVTFTSMTFRADGQYYYRISEYGEVDGYIKDDTVYIAVITVSSDSQISGDTTITSYKIDSVKYYRASDLEEVTEDNLVPAAAFDNTRQEEEKIETSVCKEWDDADNQDGKRPQSILVQLYANGQKLGEPVVLNEGNGWSYGWSDLPVKQDGQTVVYSVKEVGRIPGYESTVTGDVQTGFVITNSHTPELTNISGEKIWDDGDNQDGKRPESITVNLFANGEKIDSKAVKADAEGNWKYSFKNLPKYADGQLISYTVTEDAVPEYTTEISGTTIINKYQPGKTSISVIKAWEDGNNQDGLRPTDIKVQLYADGSKQGEEITLNAGNQWSYTWSDLDEMKSGQKIVYTVKEVGKIAGYDTVISGEAKTGYVITNSHTPELTKISGEKIWDDGDNQDGKRPESITVNLFANGEKIDSKAVKADAEGNWKYSFKNLPKYADGQLISYTVTEDVVPEYTTEISGTTIINKYQPGKTSISVIKAWEDGNNQDGLRPTDIKVQLYADGSKQGEEITLNAGNQWSYTWSDLDEMKSGQKISYTVKEAGKVTGYDTVISGEAKTGYVITNSHTPELTNISGEKIWDDGDNQDGKRPESITVNLFANGEKIDSKAVKADAEGNWKYSFKNLPKYADGQLISYTVTEDVVPEYTTEISGTTIINKYQPGKTSISVIKAWEDGNNQDGLRPTDIKVQLYADGSKQGEEITLNAGNQWSYTWSDLDEMKSGQKIVYTVEEVGKIVGYDTVISGEAKTGYVITNSHTPELTNISGEKIWDDGDNQDGKRPESITVNLFANGEKIDSKAVKADAEGNWKYSFKNLPKYADGQLISYTVTEDVVPEYTTEISGTTIINKYQPGKTSISVIKAWEDGNNQDGLRPTDIKVQLYADGSKQGEEITLNAGNQWSYTWSDLDEMKSGQKIVYTVEEVGKIVGYDTVISGEAKTGYVITNSHTPELTNISGEKVWDDGDNQDGKRPESITVNLFANGEKIDSKAVKADAEGNWKYSFKNLPKYANGQLISYTVTEDAVPEYTTEISGTTIINKYQPGKTSISVIKAWEDGNNQDGLRPTDIKVQLYADGSKQGEEVTLNAGNQWSYTWSGLNEMKSGQKISYTVKEAGKVTGYDTVISGEAKTGYVITNSHTPELTNISGEKVWDDGDNQDGKRPESITVNLFANGEKIDSKAVIADAEGNWKYSFKNLPKYADGQLISYTVTEDVVPEYTAEISGTTIINKYQPGKTSISVIKAWEDGNNQDGLRPTDIKVQLYADGSKQGEEVTLNAGNQWSYTWSGLDEMKSGQKIVYTVEEVGKIAGYDTVISGEAKTGYVITNSHTPELTKISGEKIWDDADNQDGKRPESITVNLFANGEKIDSKAVKADAEGNWKYSFKNLPKYANGQLISYTVTEDAVPEYTAEISGTTIINKYQPGKTSISVIKAWEDGNNQDGLRPTDIKVQLYADGSKQGEEVTLNAGNQWSYTWSGLDEMKSGQKISYTVKEAGKVTGYDTVISGEAKTGYVITNSHTPELTNISGEKIWDDGNNQDGKRPESITVNLFANGEKIDSKVVKADVEGNWSYTFQNLPKYANGEPIIYTVTEDTVTDYTTEVTGTTITNKYQPGKTSITVTKAWEDFNDHNGIRPSEIKVQLYADGEAQGEEITLNAENQWTHIWTDLDERKAGELIDYTVKETENTDNYETTISGDAHTGYIITNTLKTGNLELEKLITGDLSDEKLTAEEKEALTFTITGPYDYQETVYYSDFTDGKYLLSSLPLGEYQVIEANAKIPGYVLTADYSVEEGTTEILHNETATVTITNNYETTSVKISKVDITSHEELEGAHLQIIDQEGNIVDEWDSTKTAHETTGLRTGETYILRETVAPDDYNITNDTTFELNEDGTINTEKTTTTIKDGILLVEDTMKEYSDADLTVTKHLTTNEGEEIKAVDQTFYVALYADEDCTERVSDIKPLVFQNASVSSVTFTKLEKDHTYYVGECDEEGTSYLANVTADGTLYTVEFHDGNVVEIDNPDGSKAIYFDNQFEEIPDNFYRDGKLIITKKLLRADGKAKNSSQTFYAGIFADEEYTQFAEEAEEKIVALDLAGNSKVSRSVTIALPNEGNVTLYVTEVDSAGKPVDGATGFKYEISVENAEITLNQENYQETVEITNKETTPTPTPKPSSTPTPTVTPAIPTSNRTQKTPGSFTGTSTRTAVKTGDTTPIDGFIALLAAAAVVTAAGVYFKRRRKAK, from the coding sequence ATGAATAAGAAAAACAAAGCCAAACGTTATCTGGCGGGACTTTTGACTGTGCTGATGATCTTTCAGCAGTCGGGAATGAACAGTATTCTGGCAGACAGTGACGAGATTCCGGTGACTTTCGCAGCGGAAGAGGAGCTGGCAGGATATGATGAAGTACAGGAGTACGAGGGACAGGCTCAGGTGGAAGAAACAGTGGAAGAGCCTGTCACAGAAGAAGTGATGGAGGAAGAACCAATACAGCCCGAAGAAACAGAAGAACCGGAAGAGCCATCACAGCCCGAAGAATCAGGAGAACCGGAAGAGCCATCACAGCCTGAAGAACCTGGAGAACCGGAGGATCCATCACAGCCTGAGGAATCAGGAGATCCGGAAGAAACAATGCAGCCCGAAGAACCTGGAGATTCAGAGGAACCGGAGCAGCCTGAGATTACAGAGATACCGAAACTGACAGCTACACCGGAGCCGGAGCAGACGGAAGTTCCGAAAACAGATTTCTCATATGAAGATGAAAGTATTTCTGTGACAGCTGCAGCTGAAGAGAGTGCAGGATTGCCGCAGGATGCACAACTGAAGGTTGAAAATCTTCTGAACACAGACCCACAGAGATACGAGGGAGAAAAATCTGAAATGAATTCCTTGCTTGGAATTGATGGAGAGATTTTTACAGCGGAATATCTGCTGTATGATATCTATTTCTGGTCAGAAACAGCAGGCGGACGGGTTGAGCCGGCAGATGGAAGTGTGAAAGTGCAGATGAATTTTACAGAGCCTCAGCTGGTGAAAAACACACAGGAACAGATTGTTCGGAGTAATCTGAAGGTTTATGTAAACAGACAGGAAGATACAGCAGCCCAGTTTGATACAAATGAAGCAGAGGCAGTTCAGGGTGCAGCTTTTTCTGCTGTGAACATGGGAACTGCTGCAATTGTCCGTATAAATGAGATGAAGAAAAATGAGCAGCTCGTTTATACATATGAGGACAGTGAAGTAGTGGTAACTGCTACGCTGGCAGCACCGGATGCAGTGCCGGATGAAGCTGAGTTCAGAGTTACCAGAGTAACTCCACAGACTGCAGGATATAATTATGATGTCTATATGCAGGCATTAAATAACAATGCAGAAATGATCTCTCCTGATAATTCAGCCAATGGGCAGGAGAGTGATGTATATACAGAAAAGAATACACTTCTTTATGATATTGCATTTCTGGTGGATAAGACAGATGAAAACGGAAATGTGATTCCAGGGGAAAAAGAAGAATACCAGCCTACAGAAGGCGCGGTAAATATTTCCTTTGATTTTAAGAAGAGTCAGCTTACGCAGGAAGTTGAAGCTGAGAAGGCAGAAGAGATCGCAGTTGTTCATCTGCCTCTGGATGAAGCTACGAAGGAATCTGTGGATACAACTGCAGATGCTACAGACATTTCAGCAGGAAATATTAATGTAGAAGTAGTTTCGGAAGCAGAAGTTCAGCTGGAAACAGAAGCAGCGGATTTTGACCTGAATAATTTCTCACTGGTTGCTTTTGTAAATGTGAACGGACAGGAGTTGAATCCTGGAACACTGCAGAATTATTGGAGTATTCTGGGAAATGCTATCTACTATGGTGTGACTGCGAATACGATTAATAAAGATGCTCATATGGATACCAATTTTGCTACGAAATATTTTACCGGCAGTGGTAATGTTACAGCTGGCGCATACACGGGAAATAACGGAGATGCCAACAATGGTGGTGTGTATGTGATCGCGGATATGAGCAGCGATTCGTCATTGAAGATCGATGGAAAGAATTCAGATGTCTGGTGTACAGATGCCATAAAAGACAGACTGAGTCTGGAAGTAAATGGAAAAGGCCAGAAGACGATTTTTGCGAAAGGTGCTCTGGAAGTTTATGTGGACAGACTGATCGCAAGTGTATCGAAAGTATCTGCAAGTATGGCAGATGAGGTAAGTTATCAGGTTAAGAATCAGAATGAAGTGATGAACCAGGCGGAGATCGATATTTCTGAACGTCCGGAAGGAACTTATTATATCGATGGCGACTGGCTGAACGATATAAGTGAAGGAGCACTGCGGATTAAAAAGAAGTCCGATCAGACCATTGTATTCAACTATAAAGGTACCAGCGTAAATCTGAAGAGATTTGAGATCTGGGATACAGACCGCGAAAGTGGATATATGCAGAGTACCACATCCAGTGCATCTGCGGATCAGTATGCGAGAACCGTTGTGTTCAATATGCCGAATGCAACCGATGTTACTTTTGCCAGCGGTATGTTTGGTATTTTCCTGGCACCGAAGGCGACTGTGCATGGACTGGGTGGAACAAGTTCAGGATGGCTGGTTGTGGATACACTTGATAAGAATGGTTCAGAATGGCATTGTGTATGGAGTGATATGCCGGATTCTAGTCATATTCCTGTTCCGGCGCAGCTGACTGCAATCAAGACAGTAAACGGTGACAGACCTGGGGATGATGAGAAATTCAGGTTCAAGCTTGAGATATATAATAAGGAATGGAGAAAATGGGCGCAGGTTGAAATTCTTCCGAATAAAGGAAATTTTGTAACATTCACTTCGATGACATTTCGGGCAGATGGACAGTATTATTATCGTATTTCTGAATACGGTGAGGTGGATGGATATATTAAGGATGATACGGTTTACATTGCAGTGATCACTGTATCGTCAGATTCTCAGATTTCCGGAGATACAACGATTACTTCTTATAAGATTGATTCTGTGAAATATTACAGAGCTTCTGATCTGGAGGAGGTAACAGAGGATAATCTGGTTCCGGCCGCCGCGTTTGATAATACGAGGCAGGAAGAGGAGAAAATAGAAACAAGTGTATGTAAAGAATGGGATGATGCAGACAATCAGGATGGAAAACGTCCGCAAAGTATTCTGGTACAGTTATATGCCAATGGTCAGAAACTGGGAGAACCGGTTGTACTGAACGAGGGTAATGGATGGAGTTATGGATGGAGCGATCTTCCGGTTAAACAGGATGGGCAAACAGTTGTTTATTCTGTGAAAGAAGTTGGAAGAATTCCAGGCTATGAATCTACAGTAACTGGAGATGTGCAGACCGGATTTGTCATCACGAACAGCCACACGCCAGAATTAACAAACATCTCCGGCGAAAAGATCTGGGACGATGGAGACAACCAGGACGGAAAACGCCCGGAAAGCATCACCGTAAATCTCTTTGCAAATGGAGAGAAGATAGACAGTAAGGCAGTAAAAGCCGATGCAGAAGGAAACTGGAAGTACAGCTTCAAGAACCTGCCGAAATATGCGGATGGACAGCTGATCAGTTACACAGTGACTGAGGATGCTGTACCGGAGTATACGACAGAGATTTCAGGAACCACCATCATCAACAAGTACCAGCCCGGAAAAACCAGCATCAGCGTAATAAAGGCATGGGAAGATGGAAATAACCAGGACGGTTTACGCCCAACAGACATTAAAGTGCAGCTTTACGCAGACGGAAGCAAGCAGGGAGAAGAAATCACCCTGAATGCAGGAAACCAGTGGAGCTACACCTGGAGTGACCTGGACGAAATGAAATCCGGCCAGAAAATCGTTTATACTGTAAAAGAAGTAGGAAAGATTGCCGGCTACGACACTGTGATCAGCGGAGAAGCGAAAACTGGCTACGTGATCACGAACAGCCACACCCCAGAATTAACAAAAATCTCCGGCGAAAAGATCTGGGACGATGGAGACAACCAGGACGGAAAACGCCCGGAAAGCATCACGGTAAACCTTTTCGCGAATGGCGAGAAGATAGACAGTAAGGCAGTGAAAGCCGATGCAGAAGGAAACTGGAAGTACAGCTTCAAGAACCTGCCGAAATATGCGGATGGACAGCTGATCAGTTACACAGTGACTGAGGATGTTGTACCGGAGTATACGACAGAGATTTCAGGAACCACCATCATCAACAAGTACCAGCCCGGAAAAACCAGCATCAGCGTAATAAAGGCATGGGAAGATGGAAATAACCAGGACGGTTTACGCCCAACAGACATTAAAGTGCAGCTTTACGCAGACGGAAGCAAGCAGGGAGAAGAAATCACCCTGAATGCAGGAAACCAGTGGAGCTACACCTGGAGTGACCTGGACGAAATGAAATCCGGCCAGAAGATTTCCTACACTGTAAAGGAAGCAGGAAAGGTTACCGGCTACGACACCGTGATCAGCGGAGAAGCCAAGACCGGTTATGTGATCACGAACAGCCACACCCCGGAATTAACAAACATCTCCGGCGAAAAGATCTGGGACGATGGAGACAACCAGGACGGAAAACGCCCGGAAAGCATCACCGTAAATCTCTTTGCAAATGGAGAGAAAATAGACAGTAAGGCAGTAAAAGCCGATGCAGAAGGAAACTGGAAGTACAGCTTCAAGAACCTGCCGAAATATGCGGATGGACAGCTGATCAGTTACACAGTGACTGAGGATGTTGTACCGGAGTATACGACGGAAATTTCAGGAACCACCATCATCAACAAGTACCAGCCCGGAAAAACCAGCATCAGCGTAATAAAGGCATGGGAAGATGGAAACAACCAGGACGGTTTACGCCCAACAGACATTAAAGTGCAGCTTTACGCAGACGGAAGCAAGCAGGGAGAAGAAATCACCCTGAATGCAGGAAACCAGTGGAGCTACACCTGGAGTGACCTGGACGAAATGAAATCCGGCCAGAAAATCGTTTATACTGTAGAAGAAGTAGGAAAGATTGTCGGCTACGACACTGTGATCAGCGGAGAAGCGAAAACTGGTTATGTGATCACGAACAGCCACACCCCGGAATTAACAAACATCTCCGGCGAAAAGATCTGGGACGATGGAGACAACCAGGACGGAAAACGCCCGGAAAGCATCACCGTAAATCTCTTTGCAAATGGAGAGAAAATAGACAGTAAGGCAGTAAAAGCCGATGCAGAAGGAAACTGGAAGTACAGCTTCAAGAACCTGCCGAAATATGCGGATGGACAGCTGATCAGTTACACAGTGACTGAGGATGTTGTACCGGAGTATACGACGGAAATTTCAGGAACCACCATCATCAACAAGTACCAGCCCGGAAAAACCAGCATCAGCGTAATAAAGGCATGGGAAGATGGAAACAACCAGGACGGTTTACGCCCAACAGACATTAAAGTGCAGCTTTACGCAGACGGAAGCAAGCAGGGAGAAGAAATCACCCTGAATGCAGGAAACCAGTGGAGCTACACCTGGAGTGACCTGGACGAAATGAAATCCGGCCAGAAAATCGTTTATACTGTAGAAGAAGTAGGAAAGATTGTCGGCTACGACACTGTGATCAGCGGAGAAGCGAAAACTGGTTATGTGATCACGAACAGCCACACCCCGGAATTAACAAACATCTCCGGCGAAAAGGTCTGGGACGATGGAGACAACCAGGACGGAAAACGCCCGGAAAGCATCACCGTAAATCTCTTTGCAAATGGCGAGAAGATAGACAGTAAGGCAGTAAAAGCCGATGCAGAAGGAAACTGGAAGTACAGCTTTAAGAACTTACCAAAATATGCGAATGGACAGCTGATCAGTTACACAGTGACTGAGGATGCTGTACCGGAGTATACGACGGAAATTTCAGGAACCACCATCATCAACAAGTACCAGCCCGGAAAGACCAGCATCAGCGTAATAAAGGCATGGGAAGATGGAAATAACCAGGACGGTTTACGTCCAACAGACATTAAAGTGCAGCTTTACGCAGATGGAAGCAAGCAGGGAGAAGAAGTAACCCTGAATGCAGGAAACCAGTGGAGCTACACCTGGAGTGGCCTGAACGAAATGAAGTCCGGCCAGAAGATTTCCTACACTGTAAAGGAAGCAGGAAAGGTTACCGGCTACGACACTGTGATCAGCGGAGAAGCGAAAACTGGTTATGTGATCACGAACAGCCACACCCCGGAATTAACAAACATCTCCGGCGAAAAGGTCTGGGACGATGGAGACAACCAGGACGGAAAACGCCCGGAAAGCATCACCGTAAATCTCTTTGCAAATGGAGAGAAGATAGACAGTAAGGCAGTAATAGCCGATGCAGAAGGAAACTGGAAGTACAGCTTCAAGAACCTGCCGAAATATGCGGATGGACAGCTGATCAGTTACACAGTGACTGAGGATGTTGTACCGGAGTATACGGCAGAGATTTCAGGAACCACCATCATCAACAAGTACCAGCCCGGAAAAACCAGCATCAGCGTAATAAAGGCATGGGAAGATGGAAATAACCAGGACGGTTTACGCCCAACAGACATTAAAGTGCAGCTTTACGCAGACGGAAGCAAGCAGGGAGAAGAAGTAACCCTGAATGCAGGAAACCAGTGGAGCTACACCTGGAGTGGCCTGGACGAAATGAAATCGGGCCAGAAAATCGTTTATACTGTAGAAGAAGTAGGAAAAATTGCCGGCTACGACACCGTGATCAGCGGAGAAGCGAAAACTGGCTACGTGATCACGAACAGCCACACGCCAGAACTAACAAAAATCTCCGGCGAAAAGATCTGGGACGATGCAGACAACCAGGACGGAAAACGCCCGGAAAGCATCACCGTAAATCTCTTTGCAAATGGCGAGAAGATAGACAGTAAGGCAGTAAAAGCCGATGCAGAAGGAAACTGGAAGTACAGCTTTAAGAACTTACCAAAATATGCGAATGGACAGCTGATCAGTTACACAGTGACTGAGGATGCTGTACCGGAGTATACGGCAGAGATTTCAGGAACCACCATCATCAACAAGTACCAGCCCGGAAAGACCAGCATCAGCGTAATAAAGGCATGGGAAGATGGAAATAATCAGGACGGTTTACGCCCAACAGATATCAAAGTGCAGCTTTACGCAGACGGAAGCAAGCAGGGAGAAGAAGTAACCCTGAATGCAGGAAACCAGTGGAGCTACACCTGGAGTGGCCTGGACGAAATGAAATCGGGCCAGAAGATTTCCTACACTGTAAAGGAAGCAGGAAAGGTTACCGGCTACGACACCGTGATCAGCGGAGAAGCGAAAACTGGTTATGTGATCACGAACAGCCACACCCCGGAATTAACAAACATCTCCGGCGAAAAGATCTGGGACGATGGAAACAACCAGGATGGAAAACGCCCGGAAAGCATCACCGTAAATCTCTTTGCGAATGGAGAGAAGATAGACAGTAAGGTAGTAAAAGCCGATGTAGAAGGAAACTGGAGCTACACTTTCCAGAACCTTCCTAAATATGCCAACGGCGAACCGATTATTTACACCGTGACTGAGGACACTGTAACCGATTATACAACCGAGGTTACCGGAACGACCATCACCAACAAGTACCAGCCCGGAAAGACCAGCATCACTGTAACTAAAGCGTGGGAAGACTTCAACGATCATAACGGCATCCGCCCATCCGAGATTAAAGTACAGCTTTACGCAGATGGAGAAGCCCAAGGAGAAGAAATCACCCTAAATGCCGAAAACCAGTGGACTCACATCTGGACGGATCTGGACGAAAGAAAAGCCGGTGAACTCATTGACTACACAGTCAAAGAAACAGAAAACACTGACAATTATGAAACAACCATCAGCGGTGATGCACACACTGGTTATATCATCACAAACACCCTGAAGACAGGAAATCTGGAACTGGAAAAACTGATTACAGGTGATCTGTCAGACGAAAAACTCACAGCAGAAGAAAAAGAAGCCCTGACATTCACAATAACCGGCCCATATGATTATCAGGAAACTGTTTACTACAGTGATTTCACAGATGGCAAATATCTTCTGAGTAGCCTGCCTCTTGGAGAATATCAGGTAATCGAAGCAAATGCAAAGATCCCTGGCTATGTCCTGACAGCAGACTATAGTGTAGAAGAAGGAACCACAGAAATCCTGCACAATGAGACCGCAACAGTAACCATCACCAATAACTACGAAACAACTTCTGTAAAAATAAGCAAGGTAGACATTACCAGCCACGAAGAACTGGAAGGCGCACACCTCCAGATCATCGATCAGGAAGGAAACATCGTAGACGAATGGGATTCCACAAAAACTGCTCATGAAACCACCGGTCTCAGAACCGGAGAAACCTATATTCTCCGTGAAACAGTGGCTCCTGACGATTACAACATCACCAATGACACAACCTTCGAGTTGAACGAAGACGGAACTATCAACACAGAAAAAACTACAACAACCATCAAAGATGGCATCCTGTTAGTAGAAGACACCATGAAAGAATACAGCGACGCCGATCTGACAGTAACCAAACATCTGACCACAAACGAAGGCGAAGAGATCAAAGCAGTAGATCAGACTTTCTATGTAGCTCTTTATGCAGACGAAGACTGCACAGAACGTGTTTCTGACATTAAACCGCTTGTATTCCAGAATGCATCCGTATCCTCTGTAACATTCACGAAACTGGAAAAAGACCACACGTATTATGTAGGTGAATGCGACGAGGAAGGAACCAGTTATCTGGCAAATGTAACTGCAGACGGAACTTTGTACACAGTAGAATTTCATGACGGAAATGTGGTGGAAATTGATAATCCGGATGGAAGCAAAGCAATCTACTTCGATAACCAGTTCGAAGAAATTCCGGATAATTTCTACAGAGACGGAAAACTGATTATTACCAAGAAACTTCTGAGAGCAGACGGAAAAGCGAAAAACAGTAGCCAGACCTTCTATGCCGGAATTTTCGCAGACGAAGAGTATACACAATTTGCTGAAGAAGCAGAAGAAAAGATCGTAGCACTGGATCTGGCAGGAAATTCTAAGGTAAGCAGATCTGTTACTATTGCCCTTCCGAATGAAGGAAATGTAACATTGTATGTAACGGAAGTAGATTCTGCTGGAAAACCGGTAGACGGAGCAACAGGATTCAAGTATGAGATCAGTGTAGAAAACGCTGAGATCACTTTGAATCAGGAGAATTATCAGGAAACTGTGGAAATAACCAACAAAGAAACTACACCAACTCCGACTCCGAAACCAAGTTCCACACCGACTCCAACAGTAACACCCGCGATCCCGACCTCCAACAGAACGCAGAAAACCCCTGGAAGTTTCACCGGAACATCTACGAGAACTGCAGTAAAAACCGGAGATACCACACCAATTGACGGATTTATCGCATTACTGGCAGCCGCCGCAGTGGTAACGGCAGCAGGTGTATACTTCAAGCGAAGAAGAAAAGCGAAATAA
- the metG gene encoding methionine--tRNA ligase, translating into MEKQKYYITTAIAYTSGKPHIGNTYEVVLADAIARYKRQQGYDVFFQTGTDEHGQKIELKAEEAGITPKEFVDNVSGEIKRIWDLMNTSYDKFIRTTDEDHEKQVKKIFKKMYAKGDIYKGHYEGMYCTPCESFFTESQLVDGKCPDCGRPCVPAKEEAYFFKMSKYADKLIDYINTHPDFIQPESRKNEMMNNFLLPGLQDLCVSRTSFKWGIPVDFDPKHVVYVWLDALTNYITGIGYDCDGESTEQFKKLWPADLHLIGKDIIRFHTIYWPIFLMSLDLPLPKQVFGHPWLLQGDGKMSKSKGNVIYADELVDFFGVDAVRYFVLHEMPFENDGVITWELMVERLNSELANTLGNLVNRTISMSNKYFGGVVENKGVTEPVDDDLKNFILSVPAKVNEKMDKLRVADAMTEVFTIFKRCNKYIDETMPWALAKDEEKKDRLATVLYNLVEGICIGATLLKSFMPETTERILAQLNAQDRELEDLKTFGLYPSGNKVTEKPEILFARLDLKEVMAKVAELHPPKAEEPAKEENEDVIDLEAKPEITFEDFGKLQFQVGKIIKCEEVKKSKKLLCSQVQIGSQVRQIVSGIKAHYSTEEMVGKKVMVVTNLKPAKLAGVLSEGMILCAEDADGNLSLMVPEKEMPAGAEIC; encoded by the coding sequence ATGGAAAAACAAAAATACTACATCACCACCGCCATTGCCTACACATCCGGCAAACCGCACATCGGCAACACCTATGAAGTAGTCTTAGCCGACGCCATCGCCCGCTACAAACGCCAGCAGGGCTATGACGTATTCTTCCAGACCGGAACCGACGAACATGGTCAGAAGATCGAATTAAAAGCAGAAGAAGCCGGTATCACCCCAAAAGAATTCGTAGACAACGTATCCGGTGAGATCAAAAGAATCTGGGATCTGATGAACACATCCTATGACAAATTCATCAGAACTACAGACGAAGACCACGAAAAACAGGTCAAGAAAATCTTCAAGAAAATGTACGCAAAAGGCGACATCTATAAAGGACACTATGAAGGAATGTACTGCACACCATGTGAATCCTTCTTCACAGAATCCCAGCTTGTAGACGGCAAATGCCCAGATTGCGGCCGCCCATGCGTACCTGCAAAAGAAGAAGCATACTTCTTCAAAATGAGCAAATACGCTGACAAACTCATCGATTACATCAACACTCACCCGGATTTCATCCAGCCGGAATCCCGTAAGAACGAAATGATGAACAACTTCCTTCTCCCGGGCCTTCAGGATCTCTGCGTATCCAGAACATCTTTCAAATGGGGAATCCCGGTAGACTTTGACCCGAAACATGTAGTCTATGTATGGCTTGACGCCCTCACAAACTACATCACAGGAATCGGCTACGACTGCGACGGAGAAAGCACAGAACAGTTCAAAAAACTTTGGCCTGCAGACCTGCACCTGATCGGAAAAGACATCATTCGTTTCCATACAATTTACTGGCCGATCTTCCTGATGTCACTGGATCTGCCACTTCCGAAACAGGTATTCGGACATCCGTGGCTTCTTCAGGGCGATGGAAAGATGAGTAAATCCAAAGGAAACGTAATCTATGCAGACGAACTGGTAGACTTCTTCGGTGTAGATGCAGTCCGTTACTTCGTACTTCACGAAATGCCATTCGAGAACGACGGTGTCATCACATGGGAACTAATGGTAGAGCGTCTGAACTCCGAGCTTGCAAACACCCTTGGAAACCTCGTAAACCGTACAATCTCCATGTCCAACAAATACTTTGGCGGCGTTGTAGAGAACAAAGGTGTAACAGAGCCAGTAGATGATGATCTTAAGAACTTCATCCTCTCCGTACCTGCAAAAGTAAACGAAAAAATGGATAAACTTCGTGTAGCAGACGCAATGACAGAAGTATTCACAATCTTCAAACGCTGCAACAAATACATCGATGAAACAATGCCATGGGCACTTGCAAAAGACGAAGAGAAGAAAGACCGACTTGCAACTGTTCTCTACAACCTTGTTGAGGGAATCTGTATCGGTGCAACTCTGCTGAAATCCTTTATGCCGGAAACAACAGAGAGAATCCTTGCTCAGTTAAATGCTCAGGACAGAGAGTTAGAAGATCTTAAGACATTTGGTCTCTATCCATCAGGAAACAAAGTAACTGAGAAACCTGAGATCCTTTTTGCCCGCCTTGACCTCAAAGAAGTAATGGCAAAAGTAGCAGAACTTCATCCACCAAAGGCTGAAGAGCCTGCAAAAGAAGAGAATGAAGATGTGATCGATCTCGAAGCAAAACCAGAGATCACGTTTGAAGATTTTGGCAAACTCCAGTTCCAGGTTGGAAAGATCATCAAATGTGAAGAAGTAAAGAAATCCAAGAAACTTCTCTGCTCCCAGGTACAGATCGGCAGCCAGGTACGCCAGATCGTATCCGGAATCAAAGCACACTACAGTACAGAAGAAATGGTAGGCAAGAAAGTTATGGTTGTTACAAATCTTAAACCAGCTAAACTTGCCGGAGTACTCAGCGAAGGAATGATCCTCTGCGCAGAAGACGCAGACGGAAATCTTTCCCTGATGGTACCTGAGAAAGAAATGCCTGCAGGAGCAGAAATCTGCTAA